A single Bacillus sp. HMF5848 DNA region contains:
- the abc-f gene encoding ribosomal protection-like ABC-F family protein, whose protein sequence is MFELKLQGIKKYMEATLVLKNITFEVYEGEKVGVVGVNGSGKSTILKLIAGIEPMNYYPGYPQTSSYGYDEGLIHISRRATSAYLEQSPVYPQGLKVQDVLNLAFEEVDNIESQMRDLEEQMKVLEDVELERVLNKYSDLVQLYEVKGGYEKGEKLSKVCTGLKFDETFLNKDFDLLSGGEKTRVVLGKLLIHTPDILLLDEPTNHLDMDSVEWLEGYLKSYKGIVMIVSHDRYFLDHVVTKVVEVEDMESITYKGNYSSYICQKEENLRIQYEQYREQQKRIQAMEKKVLNLRDWAMRADNNKFFKRAASIQKKLDKMDRVDKPVFERQNMKVDFNDTGRSGKDTIKAEGLSKNYGDKLIFKNGNAMIHYGERVALIGPNGSGKTTFLKILLGEEQPDSGVVKLGASVQAAYLPQNIIFNNEDLTVLEAFREDITILEGKAREYLSKFMFYKGSVFKKVKHLSGGEKIRLKLAMLLFQDINLLILDEPTNHLDIDSIETLEEALEDFQGTIFFISHDRYFINKMAQRVLAIEDFALKSYMGNYDYYKKEKEKQCGQENADVLKSKTTGKQVPENLSLQALKKQVSKHANSKSLQAKTVAKIESLEDEINEIEHAMEIEAADYETLNKLYARKQALNNELESAMELWISVAD, encoded by the coding sequence ATGTTCGAATTAAAATTACAAGGCATAAAAAAATATATGGAAGCCACTCTAGTTTTAAAAAATATCACTTTCGAAGTATATGAAGGTGAGAAGGTTGGCGTTGTCGGTGTAAACGGAAGCGGAAAGAGTACGATTCTTAAGCTAATAGCAGGAATTGAACCGATGAATTATTACCCTGGTTATCCGCAGACATCAAGCTATGGCTACGATGAGGGCTTGATTCACATATCAAGGAGAGCTACGAGTGCCTATCTTGAACAATCCCCTGTTTATCCTCAGGGTTTAAAGGTACAGGATGTGCTAAACTTGGCGTTTGAAGAGGTTGATAACATTGAGAGTCAAATGCGAGATTTAGAAGAGCAGATGAAAGTACTCGAAGATGTTGAATTGGAAAGAGTTTTAAATAAGTATAGTGATTTAGTTCAGCTTTATGAAGTCAAAGGTGGATACGAGAAAGGTGAAAAATTAAGTAAGGTTTGTACAGGTTTGAAGTTTGACGAAACTTTTTTAAATAAAGATTTTGATTTGTTAAGCGGTGGAGAAAAAACGAGAGTAGTGCTTGGGAAGTTACTGATTCACACCCCGGACATTTTGTTACTTGATGAACCAACGAATCACCTAGATATGGATTCAGTCGAATGGCTTGAGGGATATTTAAAGAGCTATAAAGGGATTGTTATGATTGTATCCCATGATCGTTATTTCCTTGACCATGTTGTTACTAAAGTGGTGGAAGTAGAGGACATGGAATCTATCACTTATAAAGGCAACTATTCGTCGTATATTTGCCAAAAAGAAGAAAATTTGCGGATTCAATATGAGCAATATAGAGAGCAACAGAAAAGAATACAAGCGATGGAAAAGAAAGTTCTGAATTTAAGAGATTGGGCTATGAGAGCTGATAATAATAAGTTTTTCAAGAGAGCTGCCAGCATCCAAAAGAAGCTAGATAAAATGGATCGAGTTGATAAACCTGTGTTTGAACGGCAGAATATGAAGGTTGATTTCAATGATACAGGACGATCTGGTAAAGACACAATAAAAGCAGAAGGGCTGTCAAAAAACTATGGCGACAAACTAATTTTTAAAAATGGTAATGCTATGATTCATTACGGTGAAAGAGTGGCGTTAATCGGACCGAATGGTAGTGGGAAGACTACCTTCTTGAAAATACTGTTAGGTGAGGAGCAGCCGGATAGCGGTGTAGTGAAATTAGGAGCAAGCGTTCAGGCAGCGTATTTACCGCAAAATATTATTTTTAATAACGAAGACCTCACTGTTTTAGAAGCGTTCCGAGAAGACATTACTATACTGGAGGGAAAAGCGCGGGAATATCTTTCTAAATTTATGTTTTATAAAGGCAGCGTTTTTAAAAAGGTTAAGCATTTGTCTGGCGGAGAGAAAATTAGGTTAAAGCTGGCGATGCTGTTATTTCAGGATATTAACCTATTAATTCTCGACGAGCCCACGAATCACCTTGATATAGACTCCATAGAAACACTAGAAGAGGCATTAGAGGATTTTCAAGGTACAATCTTCTTTATTTCACATGATCGATATTTTATTAATAAAATGGCACAGCGGGTGCTTGCTATTGAAGATTTTGCTTTAAAAAGCTATATGGGCAATTACGACTATTATAAAAAGGAAAAAGAAAAGCAATGCGGGCAAGAGAATGCCGACGTACTTAAGTCAAAAACGACCGGAAAACAAGTTCCTGAAAATTTGAGTTTGCAAGCGCTAAAAAAACAAGTTTCTAAACATGCTAATTCGAAATCACTGCAAGCTAAAACTGTTGCGAAAATTGAAAGTCTTGAAGATGAAATTAATGAAATTGAGCATGCGATGGAGATTGAAGCGGCCGATTACGAAACACTTAATAAGCTATATGCTAGAAAGCAAGCTTTAAATAACGAGCTAGAATCGGCAATGGAACTCTGGATCAGTGTAGCAGACTAA
- a CDS encoding alpha/beta fold hydrolase, which translates to MEKLAKINDVSIKESAQKYSVRAKVNIFCKTIWKENVSGKTAIFIHGGGSGGDHSLCVRPAKHMIQAGLYSKVLTPDRRGAGQSSLLEKKPTFKDNAEDMKALLDSMGIHEKVTAIGISYGGPVALTLAAIDSRVDEVVLLASSPSLDPKGITKLTYKLGFLEPMIKSFYKKNLGKLEPKNIDFDASYDVESQKELTTLFTESIKHTPAEKLDSLIYENAATLDLENGSIDRSIQLDIPIYQIIGDRDTTWEINMVENYKDRFPNCKVKILPGFNHKDVFTKAHDYYAEVITFLQQYAKVSV; encoded by the coding sequence ATGGAGAAGCTTGCAAAAATTAATGATGTTTCCATTAAAGAGTCTGCGCAGAAGTATTCGGTCAGGGCCAAAGTTAATATTTTTTGTAAAACAATATGGAAAGAGAATGTGAGTGGGAAAACAGCAATTTTTATTCACGGTGGAGGATCTGGTGGTGACCATTCTCTTTGTGTGAGACCAGCGAAGCATATGATACAAGCTGGTTTATACAGTAAGGTGCTTACTCCTGATCGGAGGGGGGCTGGGCAAAGTTCTTTACTAGAGAAAAAGCCAACGTTCAAAGACAATGCAGAAGATATGAAAGCTCTTCTAGATAGTATGGGGATTCATGAAAAGGTCACGGCTATTGGAATCAGCTATGGTGGACCAGTCGCCTTAACATTAGCAGCCATAGATAGCCGGGTAGATGAAGTTGTATTACTGGCTTCTTCGCCGAGCTTAGACCCTAAAGGAATCACGAAGTTAACTTACAAACTAGGATTTTTAGAGCCAATGATAAAAAGCTTTTATAAAAAGAACTTAGGTAAGCTTGAACCAAAAAATATTGATTTTGATGCATCTTATGATGTAGAAAGTCAAAAAGAATTAACGACGTTGTTTACTGAAAGCATTAAACATACACCAGCTGAAAAGCTAGACTCTTTAATTTATGAAAATGCAGCGACACTTGATTTAGAAAACGGAAGCATAGACCGTAGCATTCAGCTAGACATCCCAATCTATCAAATAATTGGTGATAGGGATACAACTTGGGAGATTAATATGGTGGAAAATTACAAAGATCGATTTCCTAATTGTAAAGTTAAAATTTTACCTGGGTTTAACCACAAAGATGTATTTACTAAAGCGCATGATTACTATGCAGAAGTCATTACCTTTTTACAGCAATATGCTAAGGTATCTGTTTAG
- a CDS encoding radical SAM protein, producing the protein MGVTEITVKDPLHKLKKRGVPYKYDLNAYRGCSHGCIYCYAMSGHSYLGEKDFTKEIFVKTNIAEALEKKLSSPTWVREPINLGGVCDSYQPIEKQYELMRDVLMVMIKYRNPVVISTKSSLITRDIDLIDELAHYTKVNVALCITTCDNETSKKVEPGAALPEKRLQALKMLSATKATTGLHLFPILPFLADDHDSLETIVKYASIAEADYMLTGTLYVTGGIRKRFFSFIHNNYPQYYDDYVNIYQKGGANQEYKTKVHNYLAEMRQKYQVKTKHEYLKQK; encoded by the coding sequence ATGGGCGTTACAGAGATTACAGTAAAAGATCCACTACACAAGCTGAAAAAACGTGGTGTACCTTATAAATATGATTTAAATGCATACAGAGGTTGTAGCCATGGGTGTATATACTGCTATGCCATGAGTGGTCATAGCTATTTAGGTGAGAAGGATTTTACGAAAGAAATTTTTGTAAAAACAAACATTGCAGAGGCGTTAGAAAAGAAACTAAGCTCACCAACATGGGTGCGTGAGCCTATAAATTTAGGTGGTGTTTGCGATAGCTATCAGCCTATAGAAAAACAGTATGAATTAATGCGTGATGTTTTAATGGTTATGATTAAGTACCGGAATCCTGTTGTAATTAGTACGAAATCGAGTTTAATAACAAGAGATATAGACCTTATCGATGAGCTTGCCCATTACACGAAAGTAAATGTAGCTCTTTGCATAACAACCTGTGATAACGAGACATCAAAAAAAGTGGAGCCTGGAGCAGCTTTACCAGAAAAACGACTACAAGCACTCAAGATGCTATCTGCCACGAAAGCGACGACGGGTCTACATCTGTTTCCGATTTTGCCTTTCCTAGCAGATGATCACGATTCTTTAGAAACTATCGTAAAGTACGCCTCTATAGCGGAGGCTGACTACATGTTGACCGGGACACTATACGTAACAGGCGGAATTCGCAAGCGCTTCTTTTCATTTATTCATAATAACTATCCGCAGTACTATGATGATTACGTGAATATTTACCAAAAGGGCGGCGCAAATCAAGAGTATAAAACAAAGGTCCATAACTATCTAGCTGAAATGAGGCAGAAATACCAAGTCAAAACCAAACATGAATATCTAAAACAAAAATAA